In one Rhopalosiphum padi isolate XX-2018 chromosome 3, ASM2088224v1, whole genome shotgun sequence genomic region, the following are encoded:
- the LOC132927994 gene encoding piezo-type mechanosensitive ion channel component-like isoform X1, which produces MKKFIISLLLFHIILPLSLLICICLKQNALTGIYLFLLLYLPLIKTPTPTNINGSSGMFLKTVTLISWLMVLIQLLFQIVLLVMHPYGKILEPPCSGVERMFRYIGLIELSKLQLIEILYFYLPELIMVCASTIIQRMLIKINVEEDASDTFMEITDSETRATTWQQTSSISVAISIGKYLCLVIICLAGVAVPSIISAFYYITFLGIMTWWSCYHPISRGFAYLFRFVCLVACIHVSILFVYQMEWAQILLPPQSPIARYYGLIAIIETTCTNTVKVKFMDCEWPMYALPLILVVTHYLLWFESLLILNNPDLETKEPLGMTRQVTVRLSQKGPNSYFFRNKTNRWRAATRKVCLIRGQKPMYTTSPTTTDSPSCSMVESEVQKPNTQQDGYHDDREYKSNIFYYLMDVLSTVSQFITRTSYIGTNIVMMAWSITYHSWLTFVLLLWASVSWMVPQQRKTMLRSSPFLVFYAEFLLLSQFLYGMNLNDSELPQTIQDWNLEQIGFTKVLHFPCKPLIIKTLFTTMFWITMRQYMQERREARSHSAVANMIAPLQVTVGTATAMGGDSGTKGSQLMQRLGEEAKIILTKFWIWVVAFVLFGIGITGERMTIFRIIYMALALIFLLTFQLSWVLWRKIMYGFWLTVIIYSMLILVMTYTYQFDNFPYYWEKYLKIPPTLQLDIGLEKFETGELFVRLLTPTFFVIITVVQLYYFHKDFLAISDIKSRGTSIVKPSKPGNSSTSNSDKESTDSSISLTDNKYQKHPPRPSFISERKSFKVFKNLPKVKLRSFFKMIKTILSYIIELAWLYAELHMIKIILLCVMFLAVYEVCLVHFVLVVLVTISLVFNSRIQSIIVYIISVYVSILLLTKMIYQIEYIREGTWNVTCPDPDEPDKTKDYNTANWVGFKKSTANISLLNLLKGYISIVFVITLHRVVITRQKYKRHLKGRPLSKPLRMFPGITFKDVDHDIPHCLKYLLNFGFYRFGVEITLIAVAVLVGTRMDFYAVLYALWLMTFVMLSRGTLAKVWIIFMFFVVITIPLQYAIVIGLPPDLCLQWPWDENEIMKNFRDWMFLPDPDSPPDAYKLLCDFIVLLFVSRQSIVFKIERRHIDVEYPGGTNRSIIEEAEKPSFINPVPDFVSHIRSWLDILKRIVLIGFIWFTLAIVFLAGTNRVNLFSLGYLIGSFIFLWQGNDYYLRPVNVILKWWNKLILYNITVITLKAILQIPGCIFMNYMKMKACWMIQLFGISCIQKFSTNHPAITSSDNDDCEIPIEHVGLAWDILCFGFLIFQRRLFNSHYFFRIVDETKAMAILASRGAELIQELSQKRIQEQHESERKVLEKIKSKMDRIKATQKKIQGFGIKDPESHEKAEEIAFAPLARDLSGSSIVQSFHTPLEDEPPTLSYLQPPTPTSTVLTVSLDGYLDPQRMSFSSTAHRRPLSFDESAIYSGVFSPPPTIAQHRRQSSLGVPSTWYPRKRSASATSHHTSIRSGDYYMFDEFDDELDSIVEKDNELSDDSLEDSDKTDTDQFVYKKKKETDKSVVGETSKLAMGDGEDLREDTQDGDKLKSFSMKIKENINLFMAFVNSSTKTLIRKLNKISRDYRYVIRTLAVEKKTLKQNRGFGIGLRTGSSMIWQPMPFVGKSVTLSAEKLEELEEQQELNASNQPQLMRLILALWFAIISHSDLVCYFMIFLHQIKSATILSLPLPLMVFLWGTLTVPRPTKNFWVTLIAYTEVIVVIKCMFQFDMIPWNQQVVTDNMPFFLPRIIGIEKKPNYATYDLFLLLVLFFHRTMLKSLGLWKSSLSFKGTPINQISLFDTIDTRCSMGSEGYQGSVDNDPSTEQTTVVLAPEFLQSSNKDVQLIQKSYEQSFDKSNSVETDNLLEIMPLSLKKHCSPLVSFFEQLIDSSSRVNADVYTYMFLCDFFNIFVVVFGFSAFGSQSDGGVSQYFEENKVPVPFLIMLTLQFALITVDRLLYLRKYILGKILFQFVLIIGSHIWMFFILPGVTERQFNAVLPPQLWYMVKCFYLLLSAYQIRSGYPTRILGNVLCKNYNYINMILFKLFMLCPFVFELRTIMDWVWTETSMTLPDWLKMEDIFAHIFQLKCSRRVENEYPNPRGIKIKPAKKYLIGGGCLICLVTAISFPLVLFALGNTVGEPNLPEGINLNVKLGSNQPIYTMSMEGTIQKFDESDWYSMINVYKKSRSAQTFLSNYDYEDVGVFYITTHSANTWSISPPELESMIQQLSGPNASYTVKTDWVINRKNAYGEQPKDVKDSHEITINQTICAELANLITNKNHSVMLYGLIPKFIKVTGFGGAKAVSQLMISNETEPYMNASVFLNSNNNNNNDSEKWWDLYEECPHESSARYLYDLPKSSCLPGGNKRNFTIYTFNDKAFPETLNIISGKGIIGLYTTFVIVVHTFVRGFFTGISTKIMFDDMPYVDRILQLCLDIYLVRESGELDLEEDLFAKLVFLYRSPETLIKWTRPPDTTSNEDPDDALPELSA; this is translated from the exons GTATCTGTTTAAAACAGAATGCATTAAccggaatttatttatttttactactctATCTTCCACTAATCAAAACACCTACTCCAACAAATATAAAtg gaaGTTCtggaatgtttttaaaaactgtaactTTGATAAGTTGGCTCATGGTATTAATTCAGCTTTTATTCCAAATTGTTCTGCTTGTGATGCATCCATACGGAAAAATTTTAGAACCACCTT gcaGTGGAGTAGAACGAATGTTTCGTTATATTGGATTAATTGAGTTATCTAAACTACAACTGATTGAAATATTGTACTTCTACTTACCAGAATTGATAATGGTGTGTGCATCTACTATTATACAACgcatgttaattaaaattaatgttgaaGAAGATGCGTCAGATACTTTTATGGAAATCACAGATTCTGAAACAAGAGCAACTACATGGCAACAGACAAGTTCTATTTCTGTTGCTATTTCTATtg gaAAATATCTTTGTTTGGTGATTATTTGTCTTGCTGGAGTTGCAGTACCATCAATTATTAGTGCATTTTACTACATAACATTTTTGGGAATAATGACATGGTGGTCTTGTTACCATCCTATAAGTCGTGGATTTGCCTACTTATTTCGTTTTGTTTGTTTGGTTGCTTGTATACATGTATCTATTCTTTTTGTATATCAAATGGAGTGGGCTCAAATCCTTTTACCTCCACAATCACCAATTgcaag ATACTATGGTCTCATTGCTATCATAGAAACAACTTGTACAAATACTGTTAAAGTCAAATTTATGGATTGTGAATGGCCAATGTATGCATTACCTTTAATCTTGGTTGTTACACATTATCTCTTATGGTTTGAATCACTTCTTATACTAAACAACCcg gATCTAGAAACAAAGGAACCATTAGGAATGACTCGGCAAGTAACAGTTCGTTTATCTCAAAAAGGTCCCAATAGCTATTTCTttcgaaataaaacaaatcgGTGGCGTGCTGCCACTCGCAAAGTTTGC ctAATTCGTGGCCAAAAACCTATGTATACTACTAGTCCGACAACAACTGACAGTCCATCTTGTAGTATGGTGGAAAGTGAAGTACAAAAACCTAATACTCAACAAGATGGATACCACGatgata gagaatataaatcaaatatattttattatttgatggatGTTCTAAGTACTGTCTCACAATTTATCACCCGCACATCATATATTGGCACTAATATTGTAATGATG GCTTGGAGTATTACATATCACAGTTGGTTAACATTTGTACTGCTATTATGGGCTAGTGTTTCTTGGATGGTTCCTCAACAAAGAAAAACAATGCTAAGATCATCGCCGTTTTTAGTGTTCTATGCAGAATTTTTGCTGTTATCGCAATTTTTATACGGAATGAATTTAAATGATTCTGAATTACCTCAAACTATTCAAGATTGGAATTTGGAACAAATTGGTTTTACCAAAGTTCTTCATTTTCCTTGCAAGCCTTTAATTATAAag acaTTATTTACAACAATGTTCTGGATAACAATGAGACAATATATGCAAGAAAGGAGGGAAGCTAGAAGTCATTCTGCTGTAGCTAATATGATTGCTCCTCTCCAAGTTACAGTGGGAACAGCAACAG cTATGGGAGGTGATTCAGGTACAAAGGGTAGTCAATTAATGCAGAGACTTGGCGAAGAAGCTAAAATTATTCTTACCAAATTTTGGATATGGGTTGTGGCATTTGTGTTATTTGGAATTGGCATAACTGGCGAACGGATGACAATATTTCGAATAATCTATATGGCACtggcattaatatttttattaacattccAA ttGTCTTGGGTTTTATGGAGAAAAATTATGTATGGTTTTTGGCTTACagtcataatttattcaatgcTGATATTAGTTATGACATACACATATCAGTTTGATAATTTTCCATATTATTGGGAAAAGTATCTAAAAATTCCACCCACATT acAATTAGATATAGGTTTGGAAAAATTTGAAACTGGTGAGCTATTTGTACGACTTTTGACTCCaacattttttgttatcataACTGTTGTTCAACTTTACTATTTCCACAAAGATTTTTTGGCTATATCTGATATTAAGAGCCG TGGTACTAGTATTGTTAAGCCATCCAAACCAGGCAATTCTTCTACTTCAAATAGTGACAAAGAATCTACAGATTCTAGCATTTCACTTACAgataataaataccaaaaacATCCTCCACGTCCAAGCTTTATATCTGAGAGAAAATCTTTTAAAGTCttcaaaa atctacCAAAAGTCAAATTACGctcatttttcaaaatgattaaaacaattttatcatatattattgagtTAGCATGGCTGTATGCTGAATTACACAtgataaaaatcatattgttgTGTGTCATGTTTTTGGCTGTATATGAA gtGTGTTTGGTTCATTTTGTATTGGTTGTATTGGTGACTATATCATTAGTATTTAATAGTCGTATACAGTCAATTATTGTCTATATCATATCCgtttatgtatctatattgtTACTTACCAAGATGATTTACCAAATTGAATATATACGAGAGGGTACATGGAATGTCACATGTCCA gacCCAGATGAACCAGATAAAACTAAAGATTATAATACGGCAAATTGGGTTGGATTTAAAAAGTCTACAGCTAATATTTCTTTACTCAATTTACTTAAAGGAtatattt CTATAGTTTTTGTCATAACATTGCATAGAGTTGTTATAACTCGACAAAAATATAAGAGACATTTAAAAGGTAGACCATTGTCAAAACCTTTAAGAATGTTTCCAGGTATTACATTTAAAGATGTAGATCACGATATACCTCATTGTTTGaagtatttattgaattttggaTTTTATCGATTTGGCGTAGag ATAACTCTTATTGCTGTAGCAGTACTAGTTGGAACAAGGATGGACTTTTATGCTGTACTTTATGCATTATGGTTAATGACTTTTGTAATGTTATCGAGGGGAACTTTAGCAAAAGTGtggataatttttatgttttttgttgttattaccATACCATTACAATATGCTATCGTCATTGGACTGCCTCCAGATCTTTGTTTAC aaTGGCCCTGGGATGAAAATGAAATTATGAAGAATTTCCGTGACTGGATGTTCTTACCAGACCCTGATTCGCCTCCAGatgcatacaaattattat gtgattttattgtattattgtttgtgtCTCGTCAATCTATTGTCTTCAAAATAGAAAGAAGACATATAGACGTGGAGTACCCAGGAGGAACAAATCGTTCAATTATTGAAGAAGCTGAAAAGCCCAGTTTTATAAATCCAGTGCCCGACTTTGTATCTCATATAAG atcatGGCTTGATATATTAAAACGTATTGTTCTCATTGGATTTATTTGGTTCACATTAGCCATTGTGTTTTTGGCTGGTACCAATAGAGTTAATCTATTTTCTCTTGGATATCTAATtggttcatttatatttttatggcaaGGCAATGATTATTATCTTCGGCCAGTAAATGTTATTCTTAAATG GTGGAATAaattaatactgtataatataactgttattaCTTTAAAAGCTATACTTCAAATACCTGgttgtatttttatgaattacatGAAAATGAAAGCTTGTTGGATGATACAACTATTTGGTATTTCTTGCATACAAAAGTTTTCTACTAACCATCCAGCTATAACATCAtcag acaATGATGATTGTGAGATACCGATTGAACATGTTGGTTTAGCATgggatattttatgttttggatttttaatctTCCAAAGACGTCTTTTCAACAGTCATTATTTCTTTAGAATCGTAGATGAAACAAAAGCAATGGCTATATTAGCCTCCag agGGGCTGAATTAATTCAAGAGCTTTCACAAAAACGAATCCAAGAACAACACGAATCAGAACGAAAGGTCCtagaaaaaatcaaatcaaaaatgGATCGAATCAAAGCTACTCAAAAGAAAATTCAAGGTTTTGGAATCAAAGATCCAGAATCTCATGAAAAAG CCGAAGAAATCGCGTTTGCCCCGCTGGCCCGGGACCTGTCCGGGAGTTCGATCGTCCAAAGTTTTCACACGCCACTCGAAGACGAACCGCCCACGCTGTCCTATCTGCAACCGCCGACGCCCACGTCCACCGTGCTGACCGTGTCACTGGACGGCTACCTGGACCCGCAGCGAATGTCGTTCAGCAGCACCGCGCACCGGCGGCCACTGTCGTTCGACGAAAGCGCCATTTACTCGGGCGTGTTTTCACCGCCGCCGACGATCGCGCAACACCGACGACAGTCCTCGTTGGGCGTGCCGTCCACTTGGTACCCGCGCAAACGGTCCGCCTCGGCGACGTCTCATCATACTT CTATTCGTTCAGGTGATTATTACATGTTTGATGAATTCGATGATGAATTAGATTCAATTGTGGAAAAAGATAATGAATTAAGTGATGATTCACTTGAAGATTCAGACAAAACTGATACAGACCAATTTgtgtataaa aaaaagaaAGAAACGGATAAATCAGTTGTTGGTGAAACAAGTAAACTAGCAAT GGGCGATGGTGAGGATTTAAGAGAag ataCTCAAGATGGAGATAAGTTAAAATCATTCAGTatgaaaattaaagaaaatattaatttgttcatGGCTTTTGTCAATAGTTCAACAAAAACATTGATaaggaaattaaataaaatttctcgAGACTATAGATATGTTATTCGTACACTAGCAGTTGAAAAGAAAacgttaaaa caAAATCGAGGATTTGGAATTGGTCTAAGAACAGGTTCATCAATGATTTGGCAACCTATGCCATTTGTTGGTAAAAGTGTTACATTAAG TGCTGAAAAATTAGAAGAACTAGAAGAACAACAAGAATTAAATGCCTCCAATCAACCTCAGCTTATGCGTCTCATTCTCGCTCTTTGGTTTGCAATCATATCACACTCTGATTTGGTgtgttattttatgatattcttGCATCAGATTAAGTCTGCCACCATTTTAAGTTTACCACTGCCATTGATGGTTTTTCTTTGGGGTACACTCACTGTTCCTAGGCCAACAAAGAATTTCTGGGTCACTCTAATCGCTTACACTGAA gtaattgTTGTCATTAAATGTATGTTCCAATTTGATATGATCCCGTGGAATCAACAAGTTGTTACCGACAACATGCCATTCTTTCTGCCAAGAATTATTGGTATTGAGAAGAAACCAAACTATGCGACATATGATTTATTCTTACTTCTTGTTTTGTTCTTCCAccg aaccaTGTTAAAATCGCTGGGTCTCTGGAAAAGTTCACTATCATTTAAAGGAACACCTATTAATCAAATATCTTTATTTGATACAATCGATACACGATGTTCAATGGGTTCTGAGGGCTACCAAGGATCTGTAGACAACGATCCAAGTACTGAACAAACGACTGTTGTGTTGGCTCCagaatttttacaatctagtaacAAGGATGtacaattaattcaaaaatcatATGAACAGTCATTTGATAAATCAAACTCAGTAGAAACTGACAATCTCTTAGAAATAATGCCATTATC tctcAAAAAGCATTGCAGTCCTCTAGTGTCCTTCTTTGAACAATTAATAGATTCAAGCTCTAGAGTCAACGCTGatgtttatacttatatgttTTTGTGTGATTTCTTcaatatatttgttgttgtttttggaTTCTCAGCTTTTGGT tcTCAAAGTGATGGTGGCGTTTCTCAATACTTCGAAGAAAATAAAGTACCTGTTCCATTTCTAATCATGTTGACTCTTCAATTTGCATTAATCACTGTTGATCGGTTGCTTTATTTAAGAAAGTATATCCTGGGAAAGATACTATTCcagtttgtattaataattggttCTCATATATGGATGTTTTTCATATTACCTGGAGTTACAGAAAG ACAATTTAATGCTGTACTTCCGCCTCAACTTTGGTATATGGTAAAATGCTTTTATCTATTACTATCTGCATATCAAATTAGAAGTGGATATCCTACAAGAATTCTTGGAAACGTTCTATGCAAAAATTACAACTATATTAACATGATTCTATTCAAACT ttttatgtTATGTCCATTTGTATTTGAACTGAGAACAATAATGGACTGGGTATGGACTGAAACATCAATGACATTACCAGATTGGCTTAAAATGGAAGACATTTTTGCACATATTTTccaattaaaa tgttcgAGGCGTGTGGAAAATGAATACCCAAATCCTAgaggaattaaaattaaaccagctaaaaaatatttgattggaGGTGGATGCTTGATCTGTTTAGTGACTGCTATCTCGTTTCCACTAGTGTTATTTGCTCTTGGGAATACAGTAGGAGAACCTAATTTGCCCGAAGGTATCAATCTAAATGTTAAACTTGGATCTAACCAACCAATATATACTATGAGTATGGAAGGTACAATTCAGAA gtttGACGAATCTGACTGGTACTCAATGATTAATGTGTACAAAAAGTCAAGATCAGCACAAACATTCTTATCCAACTATGATTATGAAGATGTTGGTGTATTTTACATAACAACCCATTCAGCAAATACATGGTCAATTAGTCCACCTGAATTGGAAAGCATGATACAACAATTGAGTGGACCAA atgCCTCTTACACAGTTAAAACTGATTGGGTTATTAATCGTAAGAATGCTTATGGAGAACAACCAAAAGATGTTAAAGATAGTCATGAAATTACTATTAATCAAACAATTTGTGCAGAACTTGCTAATctcattactaataaaaatcacAGTGTTATGTTGTATGGTTTAATTCCCAAGTTTATTAAAGTCACTGGATTTGGAGGGGCAAAAGCTGTATCACAACTTATGATCAGTAATGaaa CCGAGCCATATATGAATGCTAGTGTGTTTttaaatagtaacaataataataataatgatagtgaAAAATGGTGGGACTTGTATGAAGAATGTCCTCATGAAAGCTCTGCTCGTTATTTGTATGATTTGCCCAAAAGCTCATGTCTTCCTGGTGGTAACAAAAGGAACttcacaatatatacatttaatgacaAAGCATTTCCAGAAACATTGAACATCATTAGTGGAAAAGG gattaTTGGACTGTATACAACGTTTGTTATTGTCGTTCATACGTTTGTTCGAGGATTTTTCACCGGTATATCAACCAAAATTATGTTTGATGATATGCCATACGTAGATAGGATCTTACAACTGTGCTTAGATATTTATCTGGTGAGAGAAAGTGGTGAATTAGATTTGGAAGAAGACCTATTCGCTAAACTAGTATTCTTGTATCGGTCACCTGAAACGTTAATTAAGTGGACTCGGCCACCTGACACAACATCAAATGAAGATCCCGACGATGCTCTCCCAGAACTCTCTGCATAa